The window CGGCCCGAGAGCTCGCCCGCGCTTCGGTGGGCTTCTTCACGACCCGTCCCGGCTACCGCCGCAACTTCGTCCGCATGGGATTCGACGAGGCCGACATCACCGGGCTCAGCGACGCCTTCGTCGACGGCATCACCGTCTGGGGCGGCCTGGAGACGATCGTGGCACGGATCGCCGATTACCAGTCGGCCGGCGCCGACCAGGTGGTGCTCGGCCTGCGCCTGCCCCCGGGCGGCGACCCCAGCTCCACGACCGCCTGGCAGGCACGCCTCGCCGAGGCCCTGCTCGGCTAGGCCACCAACCGACGCCCGGCCGGGCGCGGACCTCCCGCGCGGTACCGATCGCGACACGCGGAAGGAACGCGCCCGGCCGGTCGAGAATCCGGGTCCCGGGCAACAGGGCGGCCCACGCGCATCGCGGTGCGGGGCGAGTTCTCGCGAACGACCGAGCCAGACCGACCGACCGCCATCCGTCCGGGTGGGTGGGTGGGTGGCCTACTCGGCGGAGCTGAGCTGGCGGAAGTAGCGGACGGTCGGCGGTGGGCCCAGCTGCACGTGCTCCGGCCGGGACAGGGCTCCCGTCGACTGTGCCAGGCCCAGCGCCGCCTTGGCCGCCTCAAGGTCACAGTCGATCTCGTAGATCACGATGAAGGTGTCGCTGTCGAGGGACTCCAGCCGGCGGGCGGAGACGAAGCCGTCCACCTTCAGGATCTCGGGAAGATGCG of the Pseudofrankia saprophytica genome contains:
- a CDS encoding DUF4286 family protein, whose product is MANGVLIVESRPASPDELAAYHDWYDHTHLPEILKVDGFVSARRLESLDSDTFIVIYEIDCDLEAAKAALGLAQSTGALSRPEHVQLGPPPTVRYFRQLSSAE